The DNA sequence TGTCAGACAATCTTTTTTCAAACGAAACAATCTCATCAAAATCAAAATTATAACTTAAAAAAATGCCTTTATAGCAAATCTTAGACCCATTAAAAGAAACAGAACAAAAATGTCTTAAATAAAAAAGAATTACAAAAAAATTTAATAGAATAAGAGCTAAAACAAAGAAAAAAAATCCTGTATCATATACTCCCAAATAGAGTAAAGAAATCATAATATTAAAAGCAAAAAACCCAACTAATTTTATATTATTGAAAAATAAATTACCCATAATATAAAATAAATCTAAACATTAAATTTAAAAAAGATTACATCTCCATCTCTTACTAGATATTCTTTACCTTCAATCCTAACAAGCCCTTTCTCTTTTAGTTTTTGAACACTTTGAAATTTAAACAAATCATCACAAGAATAAATTTCTGCTTTAATAAAGCCTCTCTCAAAATCACTGTGAATTATCCCAGCAGCTTTAGGAGCTTTTATGCCCTGTTTAAAGGTCCAAGCTTTAACTTCTTGCAAACCCGCCGTAAAATAAGTTCTAAGTCCTAAATTATAATAGGCTTTTTTGATTAAATTGCTAAGCCCGCTATCATTTATTCCAAATAATTCTAACATTTCATTTTTATAAGATGCATCTTTTATTCCAGCAAGCTCAGCTTCAATTTTGGCACACAAAATTAAAAAATCATTTCCTTCTTCCAAAGCAATATTTTTTACAATATCTGTATATTTATTGCCATTAAGTGAATTTTCATCAACATTGCAAACATACAAAACCTTTTTAAAAGTCAAAAGATTTAATGATTTAATAAAGTTGTATTCAAAATCATCAAATCTAAAGTCAACAACAGGATTCATATTGCTTAAATGCTTTTCAAGTCTTTTTAACATTGAAACAATTGTCTTAGAAGATTCACTAATTTTTTTATCAGTACTCTTAACATTTTTTTCTTGTTTTTGAAGGCTTTTTTGGACAGTTTCAAGATCTGAAAGACAAAGCTCAACATTGATTGTAGCGATATCTTTCTCCGGATTAATATCATCATTAATATGAATAATCTCTTTTTCTTCAAAACACCTTACAACATGAACAATAACAGAAACTTCACGAATATTAGCTAAAAATTTATTGCCAAGCCCTTCCCCTGTTGATGCTCCTTTAACAAGACCTGCAATATCAACAAACTCCATAACAGCAGGAATAACTTTTTTAGGAACAATAAACTCTGCAATTTTTAAAAGCCTTTCATCAGGAATCTCTACTATCCCTACATTTGGCTCAATAGTACAAAAAGGATAATTTGCAATCTCAACCCTAGACGATGTCAACGATGAAAATAAAGTAGACTTACCCACATTAGGAAGCCCCACAATCCCCGCATTAAGTTTCATGGCTCAACTCTTAATAAATCAAAAAGTAATCTAATTAATAAAGTATGCAAACTCACCTCTTCCTGTCTGTTGATTTATATTGGCTTCAACAGATAAATTAAAATATTTATTAGGCTCTTGAGGACCTGGATAATAATATTCTAGCAAATAAGTACCTGTTTTTTGTTCTAAAATTAAATCATAAACTTTGGATACCCCCTCATAAGATGAAAAAGGAATAATAGCTCCACCTGTTTCATTAACTAAATATTGAAGCTTACTATTAACAGGATCGTTGCCAAACAAGATTAAGTAGAACCTTATATCATTATTTTTATAATAACTTACAATTGTATCTAAAGAATATTTTTCAAAAGCTTTGTGATTTAAAATACCACCACTAAAATAAATTACCGCTCTTCTTGAGCTTTTTGACATAAGACCAGAGCCTGCTAACTTCAAGCTAACATCTGTTTTAACAATATCTGTACTATAAGGCCCAAGAGAGCTTGTATTTCTAACAGTATTCGTTAAACTTTCAATATTGTCTATAATGGGCACATTTGTTGCATTTATAAAGCTAAAATTTTTATTTTTTGACGACTCTATTAATGCGTTCAAACCTACAATTTGATCTAGATCATAATTTTTCATATAAGAAGATTTATCAAAAACAACTGCTATATTAATATCTTTTGAAGCATTTACATTGTATGCTACCTTAGGATTAACAATATAATAATTTTCATTTGCAATTGAAAAATTTTCACTCTTAAGCCCAACAACTGGTAATCCACTTTTACTGCTAACATTAAGCTCAACGTAAATTTTAGGCCCTCCAAGTCTAACTATTCTTCTAACGTCAACATTTAAACTGTCATAAAGACTTGCATCACTTTTGTAAACTGAAACCTTGGCATTATTAAAATCTGAGACAATCATCTGATTATTGGCATCCAAAATAGATGATGAAATTTTAGAATTCACTTTATCTGCTTTTAAAATCTTTGCAATTGTCCTTTTGGCAATATCGTACTTATAAACACCATATTTTGAAGATACTATAATATTGTTGCCAACAGAATCACTACTAAGACCCTCTATCCCCTCAATAGAAGTAAAAACTGAGTACAAATGATTTCCACTAGTATCAAAAACTTCAATAGTATTTCTCAGAGAATCTGCAACATAAATGTTTTCATTCAAATAAGTAACACCTGTGGGGCCTAAAAGGCCCTTATAACCCAAAGTTCTAGAACCAAAATGTAGAATAAAATCACCTTCAAGTCCAAACTTACTCACTCTTTTATTTCCCCACTCGCTCACATAAATATAGTTCCTCTTATCAATAGCCATATACTGAGGAGCAAGCAATTCGCCATCTTTTGTACCTTTCTTACCAATAGATCCCTTTTTAACTCCAAGTACTTTATCATAAACACCAATTTCATCACTTGAATAAAGAGTTACATAAAGCAAATTATTAGCTTCAATAACATCATAAGGTGATTTCAAATAACTAAATCCATCCTTAATCAAAGCATTAACATTATTGTTAGCATCAAAATGCAATATTTCATTACCTACAAAATTAGCAGCATAATATCCACCGTACCTATCAGCTCTCAAAGATGTAATCTGATACCCATGTGGCCTTTTATAAATAGAATTATCAAGAGAAGCAACTTTTACAAGTCTTTTAAAGTTAAGCTCATAATTCGAAAAAATACCCCTCCTCTGCTCAATAGTAGAAATTAAATGCCTAAGATAAGGAACCTTATAGCCTTGATCTTTTAAATTTCTCCACTCCATTAAAGCTTCCTCAACATAACCTAGTCTATAGTAGACATTTCCGGTCCAAAAATGATAATCAAGATTGTTAGGATCAAAGCTTAAAATTTTTTTAAAAGATAAAAGAGCATCATCATAAATTCCGTTATTATAAGAATTAAGAGCCCATTTAAACTCTTCTTGAGCATCTTTATTGGTAACTATTCCTTGAGCATGCAAACTAAAAAGATTTAAAAAAAACAAACCAATAAAACCAAAAATTAACATAATTTCCTTTACTATTTTTTAAAGATCATACTGCAAGCATAAATTTTCTAAAAATAATACAAAAAATTTAATGCTATCATATAAAATTATTAATGATAATGTTAAATATATTACATCATTATATTAATAATAATAGTAAAAAAGAGGAAAAATGAAAACTAGATGTTTTTGCCTAGCCGCATTTTCAGGAGTTCTTACAACACTTGCAATCCCAAATGAAATTAAAGAAACCGGATATTCAATTCTGGGATTTATTGCTTACGTACCACTTTTTATAGCCTTAAACAAACTAGAGGGTAAAAAAACATTAATCGGATTAACAGTGTTTTACTTCATAATAGCCAATAGCTTGCAAAATTTTTGGCTTGGATTTTTTCATGCATTCGGTTGGATTACATTCATAGGAGTAATAATAGGGTACATTCCCTATTCATTAACCTTAGGTTATTTTCTTTATTACTCTTTGAAAAACTTTAAAAATAAGCCAATAACAATAACAATACTTTTTACAATTTATGACTACTCAAGATCAATTGGGTTTTTAGCATATCCCTGGGGACTTGCAGCTTTCACTGTAAATAATTTTAACAACTTAATTCAAGTAGCAGACATTTTTGGCGTATTTTTTGTGTCATTTGTAGTCTATTTTTTAAACTCAGGTATTACAGACTTTCTGATCCATAAAAATAAAACAAATTTGATAAACACAATATTTCCAATATTGCTGATAACATCATCTTTTGCTTACGGAATGCTTAAAAAGACAGAACTAAAAAGCTTACTGGAAAAAGAAATAGATAATCTAAACATTGCAGCTATTCAGCTTAATACTGATCCATGGTTACCTGGAAATGACAAAAAAGGAATACAGGATTCCATTTTAATCACAGAGCAAGCATTAAAAGAAAATCCAAAAACAGAATTTGTAATCTGGAGCGAAGGGGTACTAACCTACCCTTTTACCAAAGAAGATCAATATTTTAAAAACTACAACTTGCACAATGAGCTTAAAAATTTTATAAAAGAAAGAAAAATCCCATTTGCCATTGGAGCTCCCTCAAACGTCGACAAAACTTTGGGGATTCAGCAAAATTCTATTTATATGATAGAACCAAACCTTAACATTGCAAACATATACTCTAAAATATTCTTAGTTCCTTTTGCAGAAAAAATTCCATTTTACGAATATGAATTTGTAAGA is a window from the Borreliella chilensis genome containing:
- a CDS encoding GTP-binding protein, producing the protein MKLNAGIVGLPNVGKSTLFSSLTSSRVEIANYPFCTIEPNVGIVEIPDERLLKIAEFIVPKKVIPAVMEFVDIAGLVKGASTGEGLGNKFLANIREVSVIVHVVRCFEEKEIIHINDDINPEKDIATINVELCLSDLETVQKSLQKQEKNVKSTDKKISESSKTIVSMLKRLEKHLSNMNPVVDFRFDDFEYNFIKSLNLLTFKKVLYVCNVDENSLNGNKYTDIVKNIALEEGNDFLILCAKIEAELAGIKDASYKNEMLELFGINDSGLSNLIKKAYYNLGLRTYFTAGLQEVKAWTFKQGIKAPKAAGIIHSDFERGFIKAEIYSCDDLFKFQSVQKLKEKGLVRIEGKEYLVRDGDVIFFKFNV
- a CDS encoding acyltransferase, whose product is MKTRCFCLAAFSGVLTTLAIPNEIKETGYSILGFIAYVPLFIALNKLEGKKTLIGLTVFYFIIANSLQNFWLGFFHAFGWITFIGVIIGYIPYSLTLGYFLYYSLKNFKNKPITITILFTIYDYSRSIGFLAYPWGLAAFTVNNFNNLIQVADIFGVFFVSFVVYFLNSGITDFLIHKNKTNLINTIFPILLITSSFAYGMLKKTELKSLLEKEIDNLNIAAIQLNTDPWLPGNDKKGIQDSILITEQALKENPKTEFVIWSEGVLTYPFTKEDQYFKNYNLHNELKNFIKERKIPFAIGAPSNVDKTLGIQQNSIYMIEPNLNIANIYSKIFLVPFAEKIPFYEYEFVRNFFLKNFRILGQLKGNKIEILKLKKFKFAPLICYDDAFPELSRFYKNHGANALLNFSNDSWSKTNSAEWQHFVVAKFRSIENGIKTIRATNSGITAIINEYGENIIRLETFTKGYLLSNVKLSPTFTTIYEKIGDLFIYILMTMFLITTLRFYFIEDKNQLLPLSSLVKIKV